A single genomic interval of Pogoniulus pusillus isolate bPogPus1 chromosome 24, bPogPus1.pri, whole genome shotgun sequence harbors:
- the LSP1 gene encoding lymphocyte-specific protein 1 isoform X1 translates to MSDSEGCQEGAEGVTPMQEESPGESERLTAQWSVEDEEEAARERRRREREKQLRSQAEEGLNGTVSCSESGGPAEENHYDFKPSGTSELEEDEGFSDWSQKLEQRKQRSPRQSYQEEDSGVREAEAKLEQIQMDGHSPEETCEGSVATGEEERLCQEEEQVQEQDEEERAELKEKKRRRVEDEEDDDETQEKHQEAPSPASLEEEEELSSDPIAVCSTKITDRTESLNRSIEKSNSIKKSQPPLPVSKIDDRLEQYTQAIETSTKVPKPVRLPSLDLPNMSMMVSSTKSLWETGEVAAQSAVKTQPCKDIVAGDIVSKRSLWEQKGTPKPEANVKATPGKRYKFVATGHGQYKKVLIDDAAEQ, encoded by the exons GCTGACAGCACAGTGGAGCGTGGAAGacgaggaggaggcagccagagagcggcggcggcgggagcgggagaagcagctgagatccCAGGCGGAGGAGGGCTTGAATGGCACCGTCTCCTGCTCGGAGAGTGGgggtccagcagaggaaaaCCA CTATGACTTTAAGCCATCTGGGACttcagagctggaggaggatgagggctTCAGTGACTGGTCCCAGAAGCTTGAGCAGCGCAAACAGAG ATCTCCACGACAGTCCTATCAAGAAGAGGACAGTGGTGTGAGGGAGGCAGAAGCCAAACTGGAACAGATTCAGATGGATGGGCACAGCCCAGAGGAGACCTGTGAGGGGAGTGTGGCTactggggaggaagaaaggctgtgccaggaggaagAACAGGTCCAAGAGCAGGATGAAGAAGAGAGAGCTGAACTAAAG gaaaagaaaaggaggagagttgaagatgaggaggatgatgatgaaacacaggaaaagcaccaggaggctccaagcccagccagcctggaagaggaggaggaactgTCCTCTGATCCCATTGCTGTGTGCTCCACCAAG ATCACGGACAGGACCGAGTCGCTGAACCGCTCCATAGAGAAAAG TAACAGCATAAAGAAGTCCCAGCCCCCCCTCCCTGTGTCGAAGATCGATGACAGGCTGGAGCAGTACACACAGGCTATTGAG ACCTCCACAAAGGTTCCCAAACCTGTCCGACTGCCTTCTCTTGACCTTCCTAACATGAGCATGATGGTATCCAGCACAAAAAGCCTCTGGGAGACTGGAGAGGTGGCAGCTCAGTCTGCTGTGAAGACCCAGCCCTGTAAG GACATTGTGGCTGGAGACATCGTGAGTAAGAGAAGCCTTTGGGAACAGAAGGGCACTCCCAAGCCTGAGGCCAACGTCAAG GCTACTCCTGGCAAAAGGTATAAATTTGTTGCCACGGGCCATGGCCAGTACAAGAAGGTGTTGATAGATGATGCTGCAGAGCAATAA
- the LSP1 gene encoding lymphocyte-specific protein 1 isoform X2 codes for MSGSSVILRRNSSKQGLQNLIRLTAQWSVEDEEEAARERRRREREKQLRSQAEEGLNGTVSCSESGGPAEENHYDFKPSGTSELEEDEGFSDWSQKLEQRKQRSPRQSYQEEDSGVREAEAKLEQIQMDGHSPEETCEGSVATGEEERLCQEEEQVQEQDEEERAELKEKKRRRVEDEEDDDETQEKHQEAPSPASLEEEEELSSDPIAVCSTKITDRTESLNRSIEKSNSIKKSQPPLPVSKIDDRLEQYTQAIETSTKVPKPVRLPSLDLPNMSMMVSSTKSLWETGEVAAQSAVKTQPCKDIVAGDIVSKRSLWEQKGTPKPEANVKATPGKRYKFVATGHGQYKKVLIDDAAEQ; via the exons ATGAGCGGCAGCAGCGTGATCCTCAGGAGGAACTCCAGCAAGCAGGGCCTGCAGAACCTCATCAG GCTGACAGCACAGTGGAGCGTGGAAGacgaggaggaggcagccagagagcggcggcggcgggagcgggagaagcagctgagatccCAGGCGGAGGAGGGCTTGAATGGCACCGTCTCCTGCTCGGAGAGTGGgggtccagcagaggaaaaCCA CTATGACTTTAAGCCATCTGGGACttcagagctggaggaggatgagggctTCAGTGACTGGTCCCAGAAGCTTGAGCAGCGCAAACAGAG ATCTCCACGACAGTCCTATCAAGAAGAGGACAGTGGTGTGAGGGAGGCAGAAGCCAAACTGGAACAGATTCAGATGGATGGGCACAGCCCAGAGGAGACCTGTGAGGGGAGTGTGGCTactggggaggaagaaaggctgtgccaggaggaagAACAGGTCCAAGAGCAGGATGAAGAAGAGAGAGCTGAACTAAAG gaaaagaaaaggaggagagttgaagatgaggaggatgatgatgaaacacaggaaaagcaccaggaggctccaagcccagccagcctggaagaggaggaggaactgTCCTCTGATCCCATTGCTGTGTGCTCCACCAAG ATCACGGACAGGACCGAGTCGCTGAACCGCTCCATAGAGAAAAG TAACAGCATAAAGAAGTCCCAGCCCCCCCTCCCTGTGTCGAAGATCGATGACAGGCTGGAGCAGTACACACAGGCTATTGAG ACCTCCACAAAGGTTCCCAAACCTGTCCGACTGCCTTCTCTTGACCTTCCTAACATGAGCATGATGGTATCCAGCACAAAAAGCCTCTGGGAGACTGGAGAGGTGGCAGCTCAGTCTGCTGTGAAGACCCAGCCCTGTAAG GACATTGTGGCTGGAGACATCGTGAGTAAGAGAAGCCTTTGGGAACAGAAGGGCACTCCCAAGCCTGAGGCCAACGTCAAG GCTACTCCTGGCAAAAGGTATAAATTTGTTGCCACGGGCCATGGCCAGTACAAGAAGGTGTTGATAGATGATGCTGCAGAGCAATAA